A genome region from Anastrepha obliqua isolate idAnaObli1 chromosome 4, idAnaObli1_1.0, whole genome shotgun sequence includes the following:
- the LOC129246477 gene encoding uncharacterized protein LOC129246477 yields the protein MTVKHTNASTVRTDKKPNTRTELQDKQTDRQEEATDALKKQSDNWTRRTSKDELRMTGSPSEDELLASTQETVEGKAVGHSTPTTIHQPTTSAQAMGQKRGNKGPSRYKLYQRSLAILGRIRKNETEGKVHPKDETDKARCQKVVDENHNRTNAKKRNRSHDETGKVTKKHKISDQGAVASKPIKRFSEVARDHLQMALVDETSNRGKPVLDKWSEIEARLSRIVVDHVMANPEGQTPGFDSVEVVRGYRVIKCDDQFSLHFLTNVIGKIQNSWEGLKLKLIPASEIPRRPRARIWVPNMEFDANQLIPYLQAHNRSVPMTDWSIIKAEAPQRHSRSFLLLITEESLEPLEKVGNKLQFGIRKTQLKIFRSANPEEEQDEVDGANELLTGMQLDDTESEKGNQ from the coding sequence ATGACGGTAAAACATACCAACGCATCGACAGTACGGActgataaaaaaccaaacacgcGGACAGAACTACaggacaaacaaacagacagacaGGAGGAAGCGACGGACGCACTTAAAAAACAGTCAGACAATTGGACAAGACGTACAAGCAAAGACGAACTGAGGATGACGGGGTCACCCTCAGAGGATGAGCTCTTGGCCTCCACCCAAGAAACAGTTGAgggcaaagctgtgggccacagtaCGCCAACAACTATACATCAACCAACAACATCCGCTCAAGCCATGGGGCAAAAGCGTGGTAATAAAGGTCCCTCGAGGTATAAActttaccagaggtctctcgctatCCTTGGCAGGATTCGGAAAAACGAGACCGAAGGTAAAGTGCATCCCAAAGATGAGACCGACAAGGCAAGATGTCAAAAGGTGGTTGATGAAAACCACAACAGGACAAATGCCAAAAAACGAAACCGCTCGCATGACGAAACTGGGAAGGTAACAAAAAAGCACAAGATATCGGATCAGGGTGCAGTTGCCTCCAAACCTATCAAGCGATTTAGTGAGGTGGCACGGGACCATCTCCAAATGGCATTGGTAGACGAAACCTCTAACCGCGGGAAACCAGTGCTTGACAAATGGTCAGAGATTGAGGCACGGTTGTCTCGCATAGTCGTTGACCATGTCATGGCGAACCCGGAGGGCCAAACACCAGGTTTCGACTCGGTGGAGGTAGTCCGCGGTTACCGAGTCATTAAATGCGATGACCAATTCTCATTGCATTTCTTGACTAACGTGATTGGTAAAATCCAGAACAGCTGGGAAGGCTTGAAACTCAAGCTAATTCCGGCTAGCGAGATTCCACGaaggccgagggctcgcatctgggTACCAAACATGGAGTTTGATGCCAATCAACTAATCCCCTACCTTCAGGCGCATAATCGCTCGGTGCCGATGACCGATTGgtcgatcatcaaagcggaggctccgcaaaggCACAGCAGGTCATTCCTCCTTCTAATTACAGAAGAGAGTCTGGAACCACTGGAGAAAGTGGGAAACAAACTTCAGTTTGGGATCAGGAAGACccagctgaagatattccgttctGCAAACCCGGAAGAGGAGCAGGATGAGGTCGATGGTGCCAACGAACTGCTGACTGGCATGCAGCTAGATGACACCGAGTCCGAAAAAGGAAACCAATAA